A DNA window from Oncorhynchus tshawytscha isolate Ot180627B linkage group LG13, Otsh_v2.0, whole genome shotgun sequence contains the following coding sequences:
- the LOC112266011 gene encoding uncharacterized protein LOC112266011, whose product MKDEGGKDRATSCSTGSNVDPSLTRHQAIEIHPLEDVNVDLNEEGTVRRWTVGTNNLKANKTVLLMGVTGVGKSTLINYIANYILGVNFEDNKRFQLIPDEKKSQTASQTTAITVYEIFGHEGDRVPFSVTIIDTPGFGDTNGIEQDQLITKNLQELFKSKNGVHQIDAVCFVVREDEVRLTLTQHYIFESILSIFGKDIEKNILALITFIHTGTVARPQDVGGHQVRHEAQGKVGASGRAEQNDNQDNYVTREDQCTAQPQAQNQMALIRGGGVQAGGVGGVMVLHGA is encoded by the exons ATGAAGGATGAGGGGGGAAAGGATAG GGCCACAAGCTGTAGCACTGGATCAAATGTAGACCCTTCGCTAACTAGACACCAGGCGATTGAAATTCATCCATTGGAAGATGTCAATGTTGACCTGAATGAGGAGGGAACAGTTAGAAGATGGACAGTAGGCACAAATAATCTGAAGGCAAACAAAACAGTGTTACTCATGGGAGTGACTGGAGTGGGAAAATCAACTCTCATCAATTATATTGCCAACTACATCCTTGGGGTCAATTTCGAGGACAACAAAAGATTCCAATTAATCCCAGATGAAAAAAAGAGTCAAACTGCATCTCAAACTACTGCCATCACTGTGTATGAAATCTTTGGCCATGAAGGGGACCGTGTTCCTTTTTCAGTTACAATCATCGACACCCCAGGATTTGGAGACACAAATGGGATTGAACAAGATCAACTCATTACTAAAAACCTTCAAGAATTgtttaagtccaaaaatggagtACACCAAATTGATGCCGTGTGTTTTGTTGTTAGAGAGGATGAGGTTCGTCTCACCCTCACCCAACACTACATATTTGAGTCCATCCTTTCCATATTTGGAAAAGACATTGAAAAAAACATCCTTGCACTCATCACATTT ATCCACACGGGCACCGTGGCCAGGCCACAGGATGTCGGAGGACACCAGGTTCGGCATGAGGCACAGGGTAAAGTTGGGGCGTCGGGACGAGCAGAGCAGAATGACAACCAGGACAACTATGTTACCAGGGAGGACCAGTGCACAGCACAGCCCCAGGCTCAAAATCAGATGGCCCTAATCCGGGGTGGTGGTGTCCAAGCTGGAGGTGTTGGAGGAGTTATGGTTCTCCACG GTGCTTGA